The Eubacterium maltosivorans genome includes the window CACTTATTCGCGAAATATTGGCCTGAGTTACGGAATCTACGGCGTCGGCGGCCTGCTTCTGGGTTTTGTCTCGCAGCAGATTTTTAACGCTTTCGTGTCAGACTCTGCCGCTGGTTTTGTGGTTGTCTTAATTGTCAGCGCTATTTTAAATGTTATTTTTGGTATCGCCACCTTGTTTTTTGTTCCAAAATTTGACGATGAAATCAAGGAGGGACAGGGCTTTAACCTCAATGAATTTAAAGAAGCCATCAAGCATCCTGGCGTTTGGCTGACCACAGCGTCCATGTTCTTTGTCTACTGCGCCTATGCCGCCATGGCTTATACAACACCTTACCTGACCGATGTTTTTGGGGCTTCCATGGGCATTACCTCTACTGTCGGTATGATCCGTACTTACGGTATCGCTCTGCTTTCTGCGCCGATCATCGGCAGCATTGCCACCAGAATCAACTCACCAGCTAAGGTGCTCATTCTGATCATGGCTTTAACAGCAGTCTGCTCGGCAATCCTGATCTTCCTGCCGACAACGGCCGCGCTTTTAATGGTTGCCATCGTATTAATTCTGGCCATTGGTTTTTTCCTGACAGGCGCATACGGCGTTGCTTCCTCCCAGTTTACCGAATCCGCTGTGCCGACCACAATCTTCGGTGCCGCTACCGGTATCCTGTCGGTCATCGCCTTTATTCCAGATATGTTTGTACCGGTTATCACTGGTAACTGGCTGGATCAACATCCAGGTATGATTGGCTATCAGATGAGCTTTGGCTGCTTCCTGATCGCAGCTTCCATCATCGCGGTACTCTGCTCTGTGGCTATCCGTATCTATGTTAAGAAAAAGAATATTCAACCTGAAGATAAATAATAAACACCTGAGCGGGGACGGCCTGGCTTTCCCCGCAAAATATAAAATAGCCTGTTTACCATAATTTATCCGTTAAATCATTGGACTAAACCATCAAAACGTAGTAAGATAAAACCATCTTACGAATACAAATGTGTGATTGTGAAAGACAGAAGGGGGCGGACTTATGAAAAAATTTAAAATCGACAAATGGGCTATTATTATCACGCTGGTCATTGTACTGGCGCTCAGCATCTACATTGTACTCCTGCCGGAACAGGCAACTGCAACGCTCAATAATCTGCGCGTTTTTACAACATCCAAAATGGGTTTTTACTTTGTTTTGATTACCATCGGCATTTTTGCTGTGAACATCAGTCTTGCCTTCTCTAAATATGGAAACATTAAACTCGGCAAGGGCGATCCGAACTACAAAACCTTCAGTTGGATTGCCATGATTTTTTGTGCCACCATGGGAACCAGTATCCTGTACTGGGCTACACTGGAATGGGTTTATTACTATACAGGGCCGCCGATGGGGCTGGCCCCGCAGAGTATAGCAGCCGCGGAGGTCGCCGTATCCTACAGTTTTTTCCACTGGGGTATTCCGGCCTGGGGCATCTATGCCATCGGTACAGTCCCCATTGCCTACCGCTACTATATCCGTCAGAAAGACGGTCTTTCTCTGGCCGGCGGCTGTGAAGGGGTTACCGGCGGAAAGCCTGTCTGGAATAAGATCATCAATATCATTTTTATTTTTGGTATTGTATCCGGTATTATCATCAGCTTTGGAACAGGGATTCCTATGCTGGTCAATAATCTGCACAACAGCATCGGAACGCCAGATACCTTCATCATGCAGGTAATTATGGTTGTAATCGTTACTTTTATTTTTACCCTTAGCTCTTATGCCGGGCTCGACAAAGGGATGAAGTTCTGTTCAGATTCTACAACCTACCTCTTTTTCATCTTGCTGGCTTTTGTATTTATTTTTGGGAATCCTTTATTCCAGATTGAAAACACCATTAAAAGCCTTGGGCTCATGATCAATAACTTTGTCCCGATGATCTTTGAGACAGAACCGATTGTCAAAACCGGCTTTACCGCAGACTGGACGGTTTTTTACTGGGCCTGGTGGATTACCCTGGCACCTTGGATGTGGATTTTTATTGCAAAGATTTCCAAAGGGCGTACTATCAAACAGGTCGTGCTCACCATTTCTCTGGCTGGCCTCATCAGCACAGTACTGTTCTTCGGTATACTTTCAAACTACGGCCTTAACTTACAACTGACCGGGCAGTTTGACTTTGTCTCGATTCTACAGAACCAGAGCCCTGAACAGGTTATCTCATCGGCCATTATGGCTTTGCCGCTTGGCAAAATTGTGCTCTTTGTGTGGTTTATCGTCGGCCTGATGTTGCTGGTCACAACACTGGACTCTGCTGTATTTACACTGGCGGCGGCCTCGGTCACCAACCTGAAAACCGATGAAATCCCTCCCAAAAGCCTGAAACTTTTCTGGGCAGTCATCATTGCCGCGATTCCACTGTGCCTGATGTTTGCCAAGGCTCCGCTGGATTCGCTGAAATCGACCATTATCATCACAGCGGTTCCCGTTTCTATCACGCTGATTTTCTGTATCATTTCCATTTTCAAATGGCTGAAGCAGGATTACGGCGACATGACAAGGGATGAAATCACTCGACTGGAAAAGGAAACACCTCCCGATCTCCCGGAAACCGGAGACCTTTCCCCGAGCACAGGTGAGAAACAAGTGTGATCAATGCTTAACAGACCCGGGTGACTTTCATAAACCCTGAAAACCTTATTGGTTTTCGGGGTTTTTTTGCATTATTAAGCTTCTGTCTCAACAAGATTGGACAAAACGCATAAAATATATTAAGATAACATTACCTTGCGAATGTAAAGATTTTTTCAGCCAGCTCATCTTTACATATCTAAGGAGGTAAAAAAACATGAAAAAATATAAAATTGATAAATGGGCTATTATTATCACTCTGGCACTGGTTGCAGCCTTTAGCGTCTACATCATACTGATGCCGGCTGCAGCGACGGAAGCCCTGAATAAAATCCGGGTTTTCATTACCACCAAGATGGGCGTTTACTTTATTCTCATTACCATTGGAATATTCGTGTTTAACTTTGCTGTGGCTTTTTCTAAATTTGGGAATATCAAGCTTGGCAAGGATAAACCGGAGTACAAAACCTTCAGCTGGATCGCCATGATCTTCTGCGCAACGATGGGCGCCGGGCTTTTGTACTGGGCCGTTCTCGAGTGGGTCTATTACTATATCACACCGCCCATTGGCATTACGCCTGAGAGCATCGCTGCCGCTCAGGTGGCTGTATCCTACAACTTTTTCCATTGGGGCGTTCCCGCCTGGGGAATCTATGCTATCGGCACCATTCCTCTGGCCTATCGTTTTTATGTCCGCAGACAGGAGGGCCTCTCCCTGGCAAACGGCTGCGAGGGGGTTACCGGCGGCCAGCCAATCTGGAATAAAATCATCAACATTGTATTTATTTTTGGAATTGTTTCCGGCATTATTCTGTCCTTCGGGACCGGGATTCCAATGCTGGTTAATAACCTGCACACCAGTCTCGGCACACCCGATAACTTTATCATGCAGGTCGTTATGGTGATCGCCGTCACCATTTTCTTTACAGCCAGTTCTTACGCAGGGCTTGACAAGGGGACGAAATTCTGTTCGGACTCCACTATTTACCTGTGTTTCTTTTTACTGGCCTATGTCTTTATTTTTGGCGGGCCTCAATTCCAGCTGGAAAATACCATTAAAAGCTTCGGCATGATGATCACCAATTTTGTGCCCATGATCACTGAAACTGAGCCCATTGTCAAGACTGGTTTTACAGCGGACTGGACCGTTTTTTACTGGGCCTGGTGGATTACCCTGGCACCCTGGATGTGGATCTTTATTGCGAAAATCTCAAGGGGGCGCACCATCAAAGAGGTTATCCTGTGCATCACCGGAGCGGGCTTGCTCAGTACAATTTTGTTCTTTGGCGTATTATCCAACTATGGACTCCAGCTGCAGCTTACCGGTTCCTTTAACTTTGTCGAAATTCTCCAGACTCAGAGTCCGGAACAGGTTATTTCAACGGTTATCGCGGCTCTGCCGTTTGGCAGGATCATCCTGCTTGTCTGGTTTCTCACTGGTGTCATGCTGCTCATCACCACTTTGGATTCCGCTGTCTTTACTCTGTCTGCGGCTTCTATTAAAAACATCAGAGATGATGAAGTCCCGCCGAACTATCTCAAGCTCTTCTGGGCCATTGTTATTTCGGCGATTCCACTGTGTCTGATGTTTGCAAAGGCGCCACTGGATTCTTTAAAATCAGCCATTATCATTTCGGCGCTCCCGGTATCGGTAACGCTGATTCTCTGCGTTGTATCCTTATATAAATGGTTAAAAAAGGACTTTGGAAGTCTGACACGGGCCCAGATCATTGAAAAAGAAAAAGACCCCACTCCAGATTTTGATCCCGGCGATTTCACTTTACCCGAACAGGATAAAAAGTCAAATAAAGAGGAATCTCTGACCGAATAAAAAAGGACTGCTGCACCGTAATTTTTAATCAACGGACAGCAGTCCTTTTTATTTTGTTTTCTTTATCAAAACCACTGCGCTGGCAATAACACCGATGATCAGAAACATCGCTGCCAGGCCGCCGATATTGGACAGCATCTTTATTCCTGTCAGCCCATCACCTATTCCCATCATAATCCATGTGACAACGCCAATAATGACGCCCCACACAATCTTGAGGTATGCCGGGCTGTCCACCGTTTCATTCTCTGGCTGACGGCAGCAAAGGTTGGTGATGGCAACAGTTGAAGAATCCGCCGCTGTCACAAAGGAAATCAGCACTGCCGCGAGATAAACCGGGACCATGAGCTCTGCCATCGGCAGATTTTTGAAAAGCTGGTAAATAACATTCTCATAGCCCAGCTGATAGGCCTCCACCAATCCGCAGACCGGCGTATTAAACAGAATATTTACAGTCGCACCGGAGATGATCATAAACCACAGCACACTGAACAGCGCGGTGAGAAGCAGATTCATTTTTATGATCTCCCGGATGGTTCTCCCATAGCTGATCTGTCCGAGAAACACAGCCGTGATGGGCGTCCAGGCCATCCAGTTGCCAAAATAGTACATGGTCCAGTTCTTAGTCCAGGGATCGCGCTCCAGCACACCAGTAAACAACGCGCCTGAAAAAAAGGTATCTAAAAACTCCCCTATTCCCTCTATTCCAAAGGAGACGATAAAAAGCGTGCCGCCAAAGCACAGAATAAACAAAAGAATAAAAATGTATATTCCAACATTGATATTTGATAAAATCGTGATGCCCTTTTTTATGCCTGAAATAGCCGATATAATGGAAATACCGCCTACAAAAACAATGATCGCAAGCCAGACAGCCGGGTTAGAGGACAAACCAAAGAGCCGGCTTAGTCCGCTGTTAATGCTCAAAGTTCCAATACCAAGGGACGCCGAAAGACCTGTGACCAGTGAAAAGACACACACCACATCAATGAGCCCGTTCATCCTCACGCGGCCCTTCTCACGAATCAATGGCGCCATCATTGAACCAATGGAAAAGGAAGCTTTCATATTGTAACAGCCGTAGGCGAACATCACTGCCAGCAGAGTATACATGGCGTAAGGCAGCACTGTCCAGTGCCTGTAAATCGCCGCCATGGCAAAACGGGCGGACTCCGCGGTCATGGCCGCAATGCCGGTTGATTCCGGCGGATATAAAATATGCTGTACCGGCTCCGCCGCTCCCCAGAACACAATGCCCGCTGCAATGGTCGTGCCAAGCGTTACCGTAAACCAATTCCAGTTCGTAAGCTTCGGCTTTGCCGCAGGTCCACCGATTCTCACCCTGCCCAGCGGCGAAAAATAAATCCATATGCAGATCCCAAGTGAAACGACAGCGGTGAGCAGAAACGCCCATCCGAAATAATTGAGAATCCAGTCGTAAAAGGCTGTGGCCAGAGCGGAAAAGCCCGCCCCGTCACAAAGATTCCAAATGATACATCCAATAAACAATATAGCTGGCGGCAAAAAAACTCCCCACCTTATTTGTCTGTATTTCATATGAGCGCCTCGATTCCAAGCATAGAAGGGTTCTTTTTTATTGTCTACTCCACTTCCGCTGTCTGTTCTTTACTTTTTCGAATCTGTCTGAACAGCACACCAGCTGCGACTAACCCAATAGCTGTCACCACAATCATGTACACGAAGATATGCTGGTATCCGCCGATTCCAGGATACTTATCCATCCAGTTGCCAATCAGGCTGTAAATATAAGCCTCTGGAATGAAGCCGACCAGTGAGACAAAGCCCATTGCCGTACCGCTGTAGGACAGTGGAATCTTAAGTTCATCAATAGC containing:
- a CDS encoding MFS transporter gives rise to the protein MMNNSVTNKDNLSKFRTMLIIFLVSFGSAVLFQIIYFRFSFYDTMMTSLNINNAQLGATGGIYGLVATICYLPGGIIADKIRAKYLASIGFFTTAAVICWFATLPSYTSIMIIFGLLGVTSTLIFWGIRYKLIRLVSDDTTYSRNIGLSYGIYGVGGLLLGFVSQQIFNAFVSDSAAGFVVVLIVSAILNVIFGIATLFFVPKFDDEIKEGQGFNLNEFKEAIKHPGVWLTTASMFFVYCAYAAMAYTTPYLTDVFGASMGITSTVGMIRTYGIALLSAPIIGSIATRINSPAKVLILIMALTAVCSAILIFLPTTAALLMVAIVLILAIGFFLTGAYGVASSQFTESAVPTTIFGAATGILSVIAFIPDMFVPVITGNWLDQHPGMIGYQMSFGCFLIAASIIAVLCSVAIRIYVKKKNIQPEDK
- a CDS encoding BCCT family transporter yields the protein MKKFKIDKWAIIITLVIVLALSIYIVLLPEQATATLNNLRVFTTSKMGFYFVLITIGIFAVNISLAFSKYGNIKLGKGDPNYKTFSWIAMIFCATMGTSILYWATLEWVYYYTGPPMGLAPQSIAAAEVAVSYSFFHWGIPAWGIYAIGTVPIAYRYYIRQKDGLSLAGGCEGVTGGKPVWNKIINIIFIFGIVSGIIISFGTGIPMLVNNLHNSIGTPDTFIMQVIMVVIVTFIFTLSSYAGLDKGMKFCSDSTTYLFFILLAFVFIFGNPLFQIENTIKSLGLMINNFVPMIFETEPIVKTGFTADWTVFYWAWWITLAPWMWIFIAKISKGRTIKQVVLTISLAGLISTVLFFGILSNYGLNLQLTGQFDFVSILQNQSPEQVISSAIMALPLGKIVLFVWFIVGLMLLVTTLDSAVFTLAAASVTNLKTDEIPPKSLKLFWAVIIAAIPLCLMFAKAPLDSLKSTIIITAVPVSITLIFCIISIFKWLKQDYGDMTRDEITRLEKETPPDLPETGDLSPSTGEKQV
- a CDS encoding BCCT family transporter; this translates as MKKYKIDKWAIIITLALVAAFSVYIILMPAAATEALNKIRVFITTKMGVYFILITIGIFVFNFAVAFSKFGNIKLGKDKPEYKTFSWIAMIFCATMGAGLLYWAVLEWVYYYITPPIGITPESIAAAQVAVSYNFFHWGVPAWGIYAIGTIPLAYRFYVRRQEGLSLANGCEGVTGGQPIWNKIINIVFIFGIVSGIILSFGTGIPMLVNNLHTSLGTPDNFIMQVVMVIAVTIFFTASSYAGLDKGTKFCSDSTIYLCFFLLAYVFIFGGPQFQLENTIKSFGMMITNFVPMITETEPIVKTGFTADWTVFYWAWWITLAPWMWIFIAKISRGRTIKEVILCITGAGLLSTILFFGVLSNYGLQLQLTGSFNFVEILQTQSPEQVISTVIAALPFGRIILLVWFLTGVMLLITTLDSAVFTLSAASIKNIRDDEVPPNYLKLFWAIVISAIPLCLMFAKAPLDSLKSAIIISALPVSVTLILCVVSLYKWLKKDFGSLTRAQIIEKEKDPTPDFDPGDFTLPEQDKKSNKEESLTE
- a CDS encoding BCCT family transporter, which translates into the protein MPPAILFIGCIIWNLCDGAGFSALATAFYDWILNYFGWAFLLTAVVSLGICIWIYFSPLGRVRIGGPAAKPKLTNWNWFTVTLGTTIAAGIVFWGAAEPVQHILYPPESTGIAAMTAESARFAMAAIYRHWTVLPYAMYTLLAVMFAYGCYNMKASFSIGSMMAPLIREKGRVRMNGLIDVVCVFSLVTGLSASLGIGTLSINSGLSRLFGLSSNPAVWLAIIVFVGGISIISAISGIKKGITILSNINVGIYIFILLFILCFGGTLFIVSFGIEGIGEFLDTFFSGALFTGVLERDPWTKNWTMYYFGNWMAWTPITAVFLGQISYGRTIREIIKMNLLLTALFSVLWFMIISGATVNILFNTPVCGLVEAYQLGYENVIYQLFKNLPMAELMVPVYLAAVLISFVTAADSSTVAITNLCCRQPENETVDSPAYLKIVWGVIIGVVTWIMMGIGDGLTGIKMLSNIGGLAAMFLIIGVIASAVVLIKKTK